The proteins below come from a single Stomoxys calcitrans chromosome 1, idStoCalc2.1, whole genome shotgun sequence genomic window:
- the LOC106092891 gene encoding tectonin beta-propeller repeat-containing protein: MPSSLLFANSSEGRVYTLSTSSAAWREFPYNGMEFKKISAITNFMWAIGGDRQVYVHVHGLDVPIRVKEESYENERWLPIEGFSKTLLPTDRYKYSSADGQQDRSIEKIRLPSMAWQWDGDWHLELDLDGSSLGEDGWMYALDFPATYSAKKSWNSYVRRRKWVRFRRYSALNCWCAVAPLHKDPTQEPFTDVAIGGTNIPNAATGTLVVWAITAHGRAMFRSGVSASAPEGLRWTTIPTPPTCELLQLSVGATGLVWAVLFNGHAIVRSGVTRDNLAGDSWLDVKAPSHANGKEPSSGLKIIQVSVGTNAVWCVCNDCSVWFRRGVKGDMAGVCEDAAIGSGWVEMVGNISMVSVATNDQVFAIGAADRALYYRFGVTNSDPTGKKWRLIQLPMQISRTSSSMSITSRKSGSSSTPGSKQQSFSNLYNKEKEKGVVETCAPIENVVASSGSNNGGPKRLKGDLYRHYSESPPNIGSLNLNERHKKRTSALRELTHASSAPGTTEVAEVSGKAYETHLKNPRAWSPVRSVGSMVGTEAHPESDSTVFDADSTHHGSDAFLDDDDHAGSQFWTECEVMWSYVAAGAVSINPSNLPNWFNEQTSSPDCHINVDSAWRKEILERLKKRQEKLNSLLTQANYEKAVELSSWIKSAEARYQRPGSQEFEDCLIELEWVSGSSATTPTSQNPSTQKDSDSGTFTVLNPDGVSIKIQFSLSAITCVMCCSEPASPRLAIHVTSLVTSNSSPVRLLFSSDTEMEDWLSHLTSVCCQINEVTAKPANNSIWTTTELGDVYVFDPANMKAQQWDSTTNCYKQEMDVSTLETPYYNTLYNGMPCGTELVISGCVYDDADQIRFDLQCHSSLKVGVKVEKHRVIAMHINPRFNENTIVLNTMENSEWQNETRYDKMVFAPGTTFTLKIKALENHYAVMVNNSYFVDYKYRVDPDSVTCLYVSGRVKLFNVIYRCPTVILNPQQLFWRQIGGHIKKVFSCSAGVVWGMTCDNTAWTYNGGWGGNFLKGLEGSVGKINPMVDTHNYYVYENQRWNPISGFTTKSLPTDRFMWSDITGRQKRSKEHTKLLSSHYEWISDWAIDYNMPGGCDKEGWQYAIDFPATYHAQKKLTDCVRRRRWLKKCRLVTSGPWQELSHSKILDAALQVLQEQGGPHEEGNADEIPINAWAIASNGDVLYRHGVSSLNPKGDNWEHIASEHPLIAISISPTGHVWVLGKNGTVFYRYGITQFNPLGEAWQPVEAPVGTKFKAIAVGKAGVWALDSTNRLAVRKEMTKTFPEGSHWQFLPNVANIPPNTDTLLGFKSISVGTEVWAVAMNGVLCKRCGITKENPAGAGWNMGIPGQWQHLSVTSFS; encoded by the exons ATGCCTAGCAGTCTGCTTTTTGCCAACAGCAGTGAGGGAAGGGTGTACACATTGTCCACCAGCTCGGCAGCATGGAGGGAATTTCCCTACAATGGCATGGAGTTTAAGAAAATTTCCGCTATAACCAACTTTATGTGGGCCATAGGTGGAGATCGACAAGTATATGTGCATGTCCATGGCCTGGATGTTCCAATACGTGTAAAGGAAGAGTCCTATGAGAACGAACGCTGGTTGCCCATAGAGGGGTTCTCGAAGACACTTTTGCCAACGGATCGCTACAAGTACTCCTCGGCCGATGGCCAGCAGGATAGATCGATTGAGAAGATACGCCTACCTTCAATGGCCTGGCAGTGGGACGGTGATTGGCATTTAGAATTAGATTTGGATGGCAGCAGTCTTGGGGAAGATGGCTGGATGTATGCATTGGATTTTCCCGCCACGTATTCGGCCAAAAAATCATGGAACTCATATGTTAGGCGCCGTAAATGGGTGCGATTTCGACGTTATAGTGCTTTGAATTGCTGGTGTGCTGTGGCTCCACTGCACAAGGATCCCACACAGGAACCTTTTACAGATGTGGCCATTGGTGGTACAAACATACCCAATGCAGCTACGGGTACTTTGGTGGTATGGGCTATAACGGCTCATGGCAGG GCCATGTTTCGCAGTGGAGTTTCTGCCTCTGCCCCGGAGGGACTTCGCTGGACCACTATTCCCACGCCACCCACATGTGAATTATTGCAGCTAAGCGTTGGTGCCACAGGTCTGGTTTGGGCAGTTCTTTTCAATGGCCATGCTATTGTACGTTCCGGTGTCACCCGGGATAATCTTGCTGGTGATTCTTGGTTGGATGTTAAAGCTCCCTCGCATGCCAATGGCAAAGAACCCTCCAGTGGTTTAAAAATTATCCAAGTGTCTGTCGGCACCAATGCGGTGTGGTGTGTGTGTAACGATTGCAGCGTATGGTTTAGACGTGGTGTTAAAGGGGATATGGCTGGCGTTTGTGAGGATGCTGCCATTGGCAGTGGTTGGGTGGAAATGGTGGGGAATATATCAATGGTTTCCGTGGCAACTAATGACCAG GTTTTTGCTATCGGAGCTGCCGATCGTGCCCTCTACTATCGCTTTGGTGTCACAAATTCAGATCCAACTGGCAAAAAGTGGCGCCTTATACAATTACCCATGCAAATTAGTCGCACTTCCAGTTCCATGTCTATAACATCGCGCAAAAGTGGCAGCTCTTCAACGCCTGGCTCTAAACAGCAAAGTTTTTCCAATCTCTACAACAAGGAAAAGGAGAAGGGTGTTGTGGAAACCTGTGCTCCCATAGAAAATGTTGTTGCCTCAAGTGGATCCAATAACGGTGGACCGAAGAGGCTGAAAGGTGATCTTTATCGCCATTATTCCGAGTCGCCCCCTAATATAggcagcttaaacttgaacgaGCGTCATAAGAAGCGCACTTCCGCCTTAAGAGAACTTACGCATGCCTCAAGTGCCCCTGGTACCACGGAGGTTGCCGAAGTTAGCGGCAAAGCCTATGAGACACATTTGAAAAATCCCCGAGCTTGGTCTCCCGTGCGCAGCGTGGGTTCAATGGTGGGAACAGAAGCACATCCTGAGAGTGATTCTACAGTTTTTGATGCCGATTCAACTCATCATGGCTCCGATGCTTTTCTGGATGACGATGATCATGCGG GTTCTCAATTTTGGACTGAGTGTGAAGTGATGTGGTCTTATGTAGCTGCTGGTGCTGTTAGCATAAATCCCAGCAATTTGCCCAATTGGTTCAACGAACAAACATCATCCCCAGATTGCCATATTAATGTAGACTCTGCGTGGCGTAAAGAGATATTGGAGAGATTAAAGAAACGCCAGGAGAAATTAAACAGCCTGTTAACTCAAGCAAACTATGAAAAGGCAGTTGAGCTTTCATCTTGGATAAAATCGGCCGAGGCGCGCTATCAACGTCCAGGTAGCCAAGAATTTGAAGACTGTCTCATAGAGCTGGAATGGGTGAGCGGTAGCTCGGCAACTACTCCGACATCGCAAAACCCCTCAACACAGAAGGATTCCGACTCGGGCACCTTTACCGTGTTGAATCCCGATGGTGtcagcatcaaaatacaattcTCCTTATCGGCCATAACATGTGTAATGTGCTGCAGTGAGCCTGCTTCGCCACGTCTTGCCATACATGTAACAAGTCTTGTGACCTCAAATAGTTCACCGGTTCGTTTGCTGTTTTCCAGCGACACAGAAATGGAAGATTGGCTATCCCATTTGACTTCTGTTTGCTGTCAAATTAACGAAGTTACTGCTAAGCCGGCAAACAATTCCATATGGACAACAACCGAACTGGGTGATGTTTATGTTTTTGATCCTGCCAATATGAAGGCTCAACAATGGGATAGTACCACAAATTGTTACAAACAGGAAATGGATGTTAGCACTTTGGAGACCCCTTACTATAACACTCTATATAATGG CATGCCTTGCGGCACAGAGCTTGTGATTTCCGGTTGTGTTTATGATGATGCTGATCAAATACGTTTCGATCTACAGTGTCATTCTTCCCTTAAAGTTGGCGTCAAGGTGGAAAAACACAGAGTTATTGCAATGCACATAAATCCAAG ATTCAATGAGAACACCATAGTTCTGAACACCATGGAAAATTCCGAGTGGCAGAACGAGACGCGTTATGACAAAATGGTATTTGCACCTGGAACTACATTCACGCTCAAAATCAA AGCATTGGAAAATCACTATGCAGTTATGGTTAATAATTCATACTTTGTGGACTACAAATATCGCGTCGATCCCGATTCTGTGACATGTCTTTATGTCAGCGGTCGCGTGAAACTATTCAACGTCATTTATCGCTGCCCCACTGTTATCTTGAATCCGCAGCAATTGTTTTGGCGGCAAATCGGAGGTCATATTAAAAAAGTATTTAGTTGTTCGGCAGGTGTGGTGTGGGGCATGACCTGCGATAACACTGCCTGGACCTACAATGGTGGATGGGGTGGTAACTTTTTGAAGGGCCTTGAGGGCAGTGTGGGCAAAATAAATCCCATGGTGGATACACACAATTATTATGTCTATGAAAATCAACGTTGGAATCCCATTAGTGGCTTCACCACCAAAAGCCTGCCCACCGATCGATTTATGTGGAGCGATATCACAGGACGACAAAAGCGCAGCAAGGAGCATACCAAACTCTTGTCATCTCACTATGAATGGATATCCGATTGGGCCATTGATTATAATATGCCCGGTGGTTGTGATAAAGAAGGATGGCAGTATGCTATAGATTTCCCTGCCACTTATCATGCTCAAAAGAAATTAACCGATTGTGTAAGACGACGACGTTGGCTAAAAAAATGTCGCCTGGTCACAAGTGGACCCTGGCAGGAGCTGAGCCATTCCAAAATACTCGATGCTGCTTTGCAAGTACTGCAGGAGCAGGGAGGGCCACATGAAGAGGGAAATGCCGATGAGATACCAATTAATGCCTGGGCCATAGCATCTAATGGCGATGTACTCTACAGGCATGGAGTATCTTCGTTAAATCCCAAGGGCGACAATTGGGAACATATTGCCAGTGAGCATCCACTCATAGCCATAAGCATATCACCCACAGGCCATGTATGGGTGTTGGGCAAAAACGGAACAGTATTTTATCGTTATGGCATAACACAATTCAATCCTTTAG GTGAGGCCTGGCAACCAGTGGAAGCTCCAGTGGGTACAAAATTCAAAGCCATTGCCGTGGGAAAGGCCGGTGTATGGGCTTTGGATAGCACAAATCGTTTGGCCGTTCGCAAAGAAATGACAAAAACCTTTCCCGAAGGTTCGCACTGGCAATTTCTGCCCAATGTTGCCAATATACCACCAAACACTGATACCCTGTTGGGTTTTAAATCTATTTCTGTCGGCACTGAAGTATGGGCTGTGGCCATGAATGGCGTTCTGTGCAAGCGCTGTGGTATTACCAAAGAAAATCCTGCTGGAGCTGGTTGGAATATGGGAATTCCG GGACAATGGCAGCATTTGTCTGTGACAAGCTTTTCTTAA